From Canis lupus baileyi chromosome 16, mCanLup2.hap1, whole genome shotgun sequence:
aagagagtgagagagcacgactggggacagagggagagagagaagcagactccccactgagcagggagcccaatgagcctgggatcacaacctgagccgaaggcagatgcttaatggactgagccacccaggggtccccaagattttatttttttaaagtaatctctatacccaaaatggggctcaaaactgagatccagagtcacatgctccactaactgagtcagccaggcacccctcaaaatgCCAATttaaaccacaataagataccagtTCATGGGAAAAGCAAGCACCATGGCGGCCTACGAGCAGGTTCAGAAGGGGCCCCTGAAACTAAAAGGCATCGCAGAGCTCGGTGTGACCAAgcggaagaagaaaaagaaggacaaagaCAAGGCGAAACTCCTGGAAGCGATGGGAACGAGCAAAAAGAACGAGAAGGAGAAGCGGCGAGGCCTGGACAAGCGAACCCCGGCCCAGGCGGCCTTCGAGAAGATGCAGGAGAAGCGGCAAATGGAAAGGATCCTAAAGAAAGCATCTAAAACCCACAAGCAGAGAGTGGAGGACTTCAACAGACACTTGGACACCCTTACGGAGCATTAGGACATTCCCAAAGTCAGCTGGACGAAGTAGCCTCCCCACCCAGGGTATGCAGTGGCATCGAGGGGAATTGGAAGGCAAAGTTAAGGTTCTGTTTGGTGCCTTTGGTATTTTCTAGAAACATTCTTTTATACACACCCTTGCGTTTTCTGCTGAGACAGATGCTTTCCAAAGCACTGTGCCCTCTTGCTGGAACTTGATTAAAGTAAGACTGTTCTTTTACTCCATTTCAGTTTGTTGGTAGCATAGAAGGTAAACTTTTTTAGTTTGGACTGGAAATTTTGTACAGGTTTATTTAGAGATTAAGGTTATTTCTGTGTCACATACAGAAAAGCGTCTTTACCCCCAAGTTGCATCTCATTCTGACAGTCATCCAGCTAGCTGTCTTTACCGGGATGAAACGGACTCCAGAGGATAAGGAGTTAATA
This genomic window contains:
- the LOC140607441 gene encoding protein FAM32A-like; the protein is MAAYEQVQKGPLKLKGIAELGVTKRKKKKKDKDKAKLLEAMGTSKKNEKEKRRGLDKRTPAQAAFEKMQEKRQMERILKKASKTHKQRVEDFNRHLDTLTEH